In one Actinomyces trachealis genomic region, the following are encoded:
- a CDS encoding dicarboxylate/amino acid:cation symporter, producing the protein MTSSPQSQTKPKKDSWLHKLLRSILFWVVFAIVLALLLGSVQIKGEHLVPLAVGRGFATFSALFSQFLSFSIPLIIIGLVTPAIADLGRGAGKWLGITTAIAYGSTLFSGFLTYAVCASVFPKILGGATLADVKEPGSALEPFFTVEMPPAVQVMTALLLSFVIGLGLSMVPRGVLRKGFIEFRAIISKLIGRIIVPLLPLHIFGIFLNLTYTGEAGVVMKALVRVVLVVLLLEVVILLTQYIVAGAIAGRNPLKAMAVMLPAYLTALGTSSSAATIPVTLRQAKRNGVSDAVASFTVPLCATIHLAGSTSKIFAFAFAIVLTQDLSVSAAQWVGFVLMLGVTMVAAPGVPGGAIVAATGLLSTMLGFSEAQVALMIATYIAMDSFGTATNVTGDGAIALVVDKLAGGSFKNDGDVENARELSFDGMKYLDRVSVGGVVSAEELAASAEAAGPNAVSH; encoded by the coding sequence ATGACCTCCTCCCCACAATCTCAAACCAAACCGAAGAAAGACAGCTGGCTGCACAAGCTCCTGCGGAGCATCTTGTTCTGGGTGGTCTTCGCAATCGTCTTAGCTCTGCTGCTTGGTTCCGTGCAGATCAAGGGAGAGCACCTGGTCCCACTCGCGGTGGGACGCGGCTTTGCTACCTTCTCAGCCCTGTTCAGCCAGTTCTTATCTTTCTCCATCCCGCTGATCATCATTGGTCTGGTCACCCCCGCCATCGCGGACCTGGGGCGGGGCGCAGGCAAGTGGCTTGGAATCACCACTGCCATCGCCTACGGCTCCACATTGTTCTCCGGCTTCCTTACCTACGCCGTCTGCGCCAGCGTCTTTCCCAAGATCCTGGGCGGAGCCACCCTGGCTGATGTTAAGGAGCCTGGTAGCGCCCTGGAGCCCTTCTTCACCGTTGAGATGCCCCCTGCCGTCCAGGTGATGACTGCACTGCTGTTGTCCTTCGTGATCGGCCTGGGACTGTCCATGGTGCCGCGTGGCGTGCTGCGAAAGGGCTTCATCGAGTTCCGCGCCATCATCTCCAAGCTTATCGGGCGCATCATCGTGCCGCTGCTGCCGTTGCACATCTTTGGCATCTTCCTGAATTTGACCTACACCGGTGAGGCTGGGGTGGTCATGAAGGCCCTTGTCCGCGTGGTGCTGGTAGTGCTGCTGCTGGAAGTGGTCATCCTGCTGACGCAGTACATCGTTGCGGGCGCCATCGCTGGGCGGAACCCCCTCAAAGCCATGGCAGTCATGCTGCCTGCCTACCTGACGGCGCTGGGCACTTCTTCGTCTGCCGCCACCATCCCGGTCACGCTGCGCCAGGCTAAGAGGAACGGTGTCTCGGACGCGGTGGCCTCCTTCACTGTTCCGCTGTGCGCCACCATCCATCTGGCTGGCTCTACCTCCAAGATCTTCGCTTTTGCCTTTGCGATTGTGCTGACGCAGGACCTGTCTGTCTCCGCCGCGCAGTGGGTGGGTTTCGTACTCATGCTCGGTGTCACTATGGTGGCGGCCCCTGGTGTGCCCGGTGGGGCGATCGTGGCGGCCACCGGTCTGCTGTCCACGATGTTGGGCTTCTCTGAGGCGCAGGTAGCCCTCATGATTGCCACCTACATTGCGATGGACTCTTTTGGCACGGCCACCAATGTGACCGGTGACGGCGCTATCGCCCTGGTGGTTGACAAGCTAGCTGGCGGCAGTTTCAAGAACGACGGCGACGTGGAGAACGCGCGCGAGCTGTCCTTCGACGGCATGAAGTACCTGGACCGGGTCTCCGTGGGGGGTGTGGTGAGCGCTGAGGAGCTCGCTGCCTCAGCCGAGGCGGCTGGCCCCAACGCTGTCAGTCACTGA
- a CDS encoding malate dehydrogenase has translation MANAPVNVTITGAAGNIGYALLFRIASGALLGPDQRVNLRLLEIPPAIKAAEGTAMELFDSAFPTLGSIDIFDDPKQAFEGANIAFLVGSMPRKAGMERADLLSANGGIFGPQGEALNAGAADDIKILVVGNPANTNALIASAHAKDIPASRFTAMTRLDHNRALAQLAAKADCHVTDIDKMTIWGNHSSTQYPDLTQVTVKGEPIKEILADRAWVEQDFIPTVAKRGAAIIEARGASSAASAASAAIDHVRDWCLGVKGYSWTSASIMSDGSYGVPEGIISSFPCTAENGEWKIVQGLEIDEFSRGKIDASAAELLEEKNAVAGMGLI, from the coding sequence ATGGCTAACGCCCCCGTGAATGTCACCATCACCGGTGCCGCAGGCAACATCGGTTACGCGCTGCTCTTCCGTATCGCCTCCGGGGCCCTGCTGGGCCCGGACCAGCGGGTGAACCTCCGTCTGCTGGAGATCCCCCCGGCCATCAAGGCCGCTGAGGGTACTGCCATGGAGCTGTTCGACTCGGCCTTCCCGACCCTGGGCAGCATCGATATCTTCGATGACCCCAAGCAGGCTTTCGAGGGCGCCAACATCGCTTTCCTAGTGGGCTCGATGCCCCGCAAGGCTGGCATGGAGCGTGCCGACCTGCTCTCCGCCAATGGCGGTATCTTTGGCCCCCAGGGTGAGGCCCTCAACGCAGGGGCTGCCGACGACATCAAGATCCTGGTTGTGGGCAACCCCGCCAACACCAACGCCCTGATCGCCTCCGCCCACGCCAAGGACATCCCGGCCTCCCGCTTCACCGCGATGACCCGTCTGGACCACAACCGGGCCCTGGCTCAGCTGGCTGCCAAGGCCGACTGCCACGTCACCGACATCGACAAGATGACGATCTGGGGCAACCACTCCTCCACCCAGTACCCGGACCTCACTCAGGTCACCGTCAAGGGCGAGCCCATCAAGGAGATCCTCGCTGACCGCGCCTGGGTGGAGCAGGACTTCATCCCGACTGTCGCCAAGCGTGGCGCCGCCATCATTGAGGCCCGGGGTGCCTCCTCGGCCGCCTCGGCAGCCTCGGCCGCCATCGACCACGTGCGTGACTGGTGCCTGGGGGTCAAGGGCTACTCCTGGACCTCTGCCTCCATCATGTCTGACGGCTCCTACGGTGTGCCTGAGGGCATCATCTCCTCCTTCCCCTGCACCGCCGAAAACGGGGAGTGGAAGATCGTCCAGGGCTTGGAGATCGACGAGTTCTCCCGGGGCAAGATCGACGCCTCCGCCGCCGAGCTGCTGGAAGAGAAGAACGCCGTTGCTGGCATGGGCCTGATCTGA
- a CDS encoding ABC transporter substrate-binding protein, with translation MRNPLISRRQALVGLSATAVMATLAACGSKKDGKAAGGGDASAQGAGKGDASKVDVVTWWSAGSEKAGLDALTKVFAEQFPETSFENKAVSGGAGSQAKQKLATDLAAKNPPDTYQAHAGAEIKDDIDAGYLVDISKLYGEFGLTAAFPETLVDRLKDSEGKIYSVPSNIHRANVVWASVSVLKAAGLDPAVPAKDLDGWLADMEKVKAAGFTPITMGQAWTQLQLLETILLADLGAEKYNGLFDGKTDWMGADVTKALGHYEKIVALTDSSLYTEDWEPAMKPVMDNKAAYNVMGDWAVAAFDGASLKAGTDYVYFPVPGTDGVFDFLADGFTLTEGAKHPGGAKNWLKCISSKEGQIAFNTVKGSIPARKDLTDEDKSKFSEYQRSAMEAFGKDTIVSSIAHGAALPAKASNAMSEALNKFAQKASKLEDLQKELADAYKSVA, from the coding sequence ATGCGTAACCCCCTCATCTCCCGGCGGCAGGCCCTGGTCGGCCTGTCCGCGACCGCCGTCATGGCAACCCTGGCAGCTTGCGGCTCCAAGAAGGACGGCAAGGCCGCAGGCGGAGGTGATGCCTCTGCCCAGGGTGCTGGTAAGGGGGACGCCTCCAAGGTCGACGTCGTCACCTGGTGGTCTGCCGGTTCTGAGAAGGCTGGCCTGGACGCCCTGACCAAGGTGTTCGCCGAGCAGTTCCCGGAGACCAGCTTCGAGAACAAGGCCGTCTCCGGTGGCGCCGGCTCCCAGGCCAAGCAGAAGCTGGCCACGGACCTGGCCGCCAAGAACCCGCCGGACACCTACCAGGCGCACGCCGGTGCGGAGATCAAGGACGACATCGACGCCGGCTACCTGGTGGATATCTCCAAGCTGTACGGGGAGTTCGGCCTGACCGCCGCCTTCCCTGAGACCCTGGTGGACCGGCTGAAGGACTCTGAGGGCAAGATCTACTCGGTGCCCTCCAACATCCACCGTGCCAACGTTGTGTGGGCCTCGGTCTCCGTGCTCAAGGCCGCTGGGCTGGACCCGGCTGTGCCCGCCAAGGACCTGGACGGCTGGCTCGCCGACATGGAGAAGGTCAAGGCCGCTGGCTTTACTCCCATCACCATGGGCCAGGCCTGGACCCAGCTCCAGCTCCTGGAGACCATCCTGCTGGCCGACCTGGGTGCTGAGAAGTACAACGGCCTGTTCGACGGCAAGACGGACTGGATGGGTGCTGACGTCACCAAGGCCCTGGGCCACTACGAGAAGATCGTGGCCCTGACCGACAGCTCCCTATACACAGAGGACTGGGAGCCGGCCATGAAGCCCGTTATGGACAACAAGGCCGCCTACAACGTCATGGGTGACTGGGCGGTGGCGGCCTTCGACGGCGCCAGCCTCAAGGCGGGCACCGACTACGTCTACTTCCCGGTCCCCGGCACCGACGGCGTCTTCGACTTCCTGGCGGACGGCTTCACCCTGACCGAGGGCGCCAAGCATCCCGGTGGGGCGAAGAACTGGCTCAAGTGCATCTCCTCCAAGGAGGGCCAGATCGCCTTCAACACTGTCAAGGGCTCGATCCCGGCACGCAAGGACCTGACCGACGAGGACAAGTCCAAGTTCTCCGAGTACCAGCGGTCCGCCATGGAGGCTTTCGGCAAGGACACCATCGTTTCCTCCATCGCCCACGGCGCGGCCCTGCCCGCCAAGGCCTCCAACGCTATGAGCGAGGCGCTGAACAAGTTCGCGCAGAAGGCCTCCAAGCTGGAGGACCTGCAGAAGGAGCTGGCTGACGCCTACAAGTCGGTCGCCTGA
- a CDS encoding carbohydrate ABC transporter permease — protein MAVSAAANKQASQTRGIAWGTVLRYVLLLFSLLFVLLPVYVLLVTSFKNGAEASPSTTWFLPRTWEFSNWGKAWDELSGGLVRSLLLVIPSSLISSMLGSANGFVLSKWRFPGANLVFTLILFGMFIPYQAVMIPLMKLLTTAEVGMGIPTLIFMHVVYGIPICTLIFRNYYETIPDELVEAARVDGAGMLRTYFSVVLPISVPSFVVVIIWQFTSAWNDFLFALFFGGGAQSGPVTLALNNLAHGSILADYGASMSGALIASVPTLLVYVFLGKYFVGGLMAGSVKG, from the coding sequence ATGGCGGTCTCTGCCGCTGCCAACAAGCAAGCCAGTCAGACCCGGGGCATCGCCTGGGGCACCGTGCTCCGTTACGTGCTGCTGCTGTTCTCCCTGCTGTTCGTGCTGCTCCCCGTCTACGTCTTGCTGGTCACCAGCTTCAAGAATGGCGCTGAGGCCTCGCCCTCCACCACCTGGTTCCTACCCAGGACCTGGGAGTTCAGCAACTGGGGCAAGGCCTGGGACGAGCTAAGTGGTGGTCTGGTGCGCTCCCTGCTGCTAGTGATCCCCTCCTCGCTGATCTCCTCCATGCTGGGTAGCGCCAACGGCTTCGTCCTGTCCAAGTGGCGCTTTCCCGGCGCCAACCTGGTCTTCACGCTGATCCTGTTCGGTATGTTCATCCCTTACCAGGCGGTGATGATCCCGCTGATGAAGCTGCTGACCACTGCGGAGGTGGGCATGGGTATCCCCACCCTGATCTTCATGCACGTGGTCTACGGCATCCCGATCTGCACCCTGATCTTCCGCAACTACTATGAGACCATCCCCGACGAACTGGTGGAGGCAGCCCGCGTGGACGGCGCCGGTATGCTACGCACCTACTTCTCGGTGGTGCTGCCGATCTCCGTGCCCAGCTTCGTGGTGGTTATCATCTGGCAGTTCACCAGCGCCTGGAATGACTTCCTGTTCGCACTGTTCTTCGGTGGTGGCGCCCAGTCCGGCCCGGTGACCCTGGCGCTGAACAACCTGGCGCACGGCTCGATCCTGGCCGACTACGGGGCCTCGATGTCCGGGGCGCTGATCGCCTCCGTGCCGACGCTGCTGGTGTACGTGTTCCTGGGCAAGTACTTTGTGGGCGGCCTGATGGCTGGTTCGGTCAAGGGCTGA
- the purH gene encoding bifunctional phosphoribosylaminoimidazolecarboxamide formyltransferase/IMP cyclohydrolase, translating into MSQPVPTRHVPTEGLTNPEQVPVKRVLLSVYDKTGLVGLATALRAAGVELVATSSTAATIAQAGLPVTSVEQVTGFPECLDGRVKTLHPRLHAGILADRRKVDHLAQLTELEVTPIDLVVVNLYPFTDTVASGAPFDACVEQIDIGGPSMVRAAAKNHAAVAVVTNPAAYGEVVEAVAAGGFTLAQRRALAAQAFAHTAAYDAAVATWFAQQAETVPETVPDAAGHSPEAASAPLPAYLGLGYERLAALRYGENPHQAAAIYTRPGETGGVAGARQLHGKAMSYNNYTDTDAAVRAAYDHGDAVTVAIIKHANPCGIAVSASGDVAEAHRKAHACDPVSAYGGVIATNATVTAQMARQVKPIFTEVVAAPAFEEEAVAILSTKKNLRLLVFEPPARLGWEAKQVSGGAVVQERDAYQAGDDDPVNWTLVAGKAADATTLADLRFAWETIRSVRSNAILLAKDGATVGVGMGQVNRVDSCKLAVERANNLGSRSTGDAAADAPEKGAVGGADASELLDAQAPERARGAVAASDAFFPFADGLQVLIDAGVTAVVHPGGSIRDEEVIAAAKAAGMTMYVTGARHFAH; encoded by the coding sequence ATGAGCCAGCCAGTCCCCACCCGGCACGTGCCCACCGAGGGCCTGACCAACCCCGAGCAGGTGCCCGTCAAGCGGGTTTTACTTTCCGTCTACGACAAGACCGGCCTGGTAGGGCTGGCTACCGCCCTGCGCGCAGCAGGCGTGGAGCTGGTGGCCACCAGCTCCACTGCCGCCACCATCGCGCAGGCGGGCCTGCCGGTCACTAGCGTCGAGCAGGTCACCGGCTTCCCCGAGTGCCTGGATGGCCGGGTCAAGACCCTGCACCCACGCCTGCACGCCGGCATCTTGGCTGACCGCCGCAAGGTTGACCACCTGGCCCAGCTGACCGAGCTCGAAGTCACCCCGATCGACCTGGTGGTCGTCAACCTCTATCCCTTCACAGACACGGTGGCCTCAGGGGCCCCCTTCGACGCCTGCGTTGAGCAGATCGACATCGGCGGTCCCTCTATGGTCCGTGCAGCCGCGAAGAACCATGCCGCCGTCGCCGTCGTCACTAACCCCGCCGCTTACGGTGAGGTCGTTGAGGCCGTGGCCGCCGGGGGTTTTACCCTGGCCCAACGCCGGGCCCTCGCCGCCCAGGCTTTCGCTCACACCGCCGCATACGACGCCGCCGTCGCCACCTGGTTTGCCCAGCAGGCTGAGACCGTTCCCGAAACCGTTCCCGACGCCGCAGGGCACAGCCCGGAGGCCGCCAGCGCCCCCCTGCCCGCCTACCTGGGCCTGGGCTACGAGCGGCTGGCCGCCCTGCGCTACGGCGAGAACCCCCATCAGGCCGCCGCCATCTATACCCGTCCCGGTGAGACCGGGGGAGTGGCGGGCGCCCGCCAGCTTCATGGCAAGGCCATGAGCTACAACAACTACACGGACACCGACGCCGCCGTGCGTGCCGCCTACGACCACGGCGACGCCGTCACCGTGGCCATCATCAAGCACGCCAACCCCTGCGGCATCGCCGTGTCGGCCTCCGGTGACGTGGCCGAGGCCCACCGCAAGGCCCACGCCTGCGACCCCGTCTCCGCTTACGGCGGCGTGATCGCCACCAACGCCACCGTTACCGCCCAGATGGCTCGCCAGGTCAAGCCGATCTTCACTGAGGTTGTGGCTGCCCCTGCCTTTGAGGAGGAGGCCGTGGCGATCCTGTCCACTAAGAAGAACCTGCGCCTGCTGGTGTTTGAACCCCCCGCCCGCCTTGGCTGGGAGGCCAAACAGGTCTCCGGCGGTGCCGTGGTCCAGGAGCGAGACGCCTACCAGGCTGGTGACGACGACCCCGTCAACTGGACCCTCGTTGCCGGTAAGGCCGCCGACGCCACTACCCTCGCGGACCTGCGCTTCGCCTGGGAAACGATCCGCTCCGTGCGCTCTAACGCCATCCTCCTGGCCAAGGATGGTGCCACCGTCGGTGTGGGCATGGGGCAGGTCAACCGCGTGGATTCCTGCAAGCTGGCCGTCGAACGCGCCAACAACCTCGGTTCCCGCTCCACTGGTGACGCTGCCGCAGACGCACCGGAGAAGGGGGCTGTGGGTGGTGCCGACGCATCCGAGCTGCTGGACGCCCAGGCTCCCGAGCGGGCTCGCGGCGCCGTAGCTGCCTCAGACGCCTTCTTCCCCTTCGCTGATGGTCTGCAGGTGCTTATCGACGCCGGAGTCACCGCAGTGGTCCACCCCGGCGGTTCCATCCGCGATGAGGAGGTCATTGCTGCTGCGAAGGCCGCAGGTATGACCATGTACGTCACGGGCGCCCGCCACTTTGCCCACTGA
- a CDS encoding tetratricopeptide repeat protein, whose protein sequence is MSMFGAFDLSQLAPAKPAGNAERAQAVSAPGATGRTGPAAPSRAGVNSMLVVDLTAANLQEIAQTSSQVPVVIAVHTPRAEASQQVAELLETLAQQYGDRFQLALLNADTSPEVAQALQVRGVPAALGLLAGQPVPLFEGPIEEPQLRALLDRLLELAAANGIDGVLSGGGTGNAPAPESEETETERAAREAIEAGDYAAAEAVYDHALAQTPGDEELRVAREQVRLMARLDGQDPRALLAASDVPDAGVQELLAGADAALSMGNLDGCLGRGLEAVRRSSGDERESARKRLLELFDVIGASAPEVVRARRTLATLLF, encoded by the coding sequence ATGAGTATGTTCGGGGCCTTCGACCTGTCCCAGCTAGCACCGGCCAAACCTGCTGGCAATGCTGAACGAGCGCAGGCTGTCAGCGCTCCTGGGGCCACAGGGAGGACCGGACCGGCAGCCCCGAGCCGTGCTGGCGTGAACAGCATGCTGGTCGTTGACCTCACGGCCGCGAACCTGCAGGAGATCGCGCAGACCAGCTCCCAGGTGCCGGTGGTTATCGCTGTTCATACGCCGCGTGCGGAGGCGTCTCAGCAGGTAGCGGAGCTGCTGGAGACGCTGGCGCAACAGTACGGCGACCGCTTCCAACTGGCGCTGCTCAACGCAGACACTTCACCTGAGGTGGCCCAGGCGCTGCAGGTACGTGGCGTGCCTGCAGCACTGGGGCTGCTGGCTGGGCAACCGGTACCGCTGTTCGAGGGGCCAATCGAGGAGCCGCAGTTGCGGGCCTTGCTTGACCGGCTCCTGGAACTGGCAGCGGCCAACGGCATCGACGGAGTGTTGTCTGGTGGGGGAACGGGCAATGCCCCCGCCCCCGAGTCGGAGGAGACTGAGACCGAGCGGGCTGCCCGCGAAGCCATCGAAGCTGGCGACTATGCGGCGGCGGAAGCCGTCTACGACCACGCACTGGCCCAGACGCCAGGCGACGAAGAGTTGCGGGTGGCGCGCGAGCAGGTGCGTCTCATGGCCCGCCTGGACGGTCAGGACCCGCGGGCCCTGCTGGCTGCTTCTGACGTTCCAGATGCTGGGGTCCAGGAGCTGCTCGCTGGCGCTGATGCCGCCTTGTCCATGGGCAACCTGGACGGCTGCTTGGGGCGGGGCTTGGAAGCCGTGCGCCGCAGCAGTGGTGACGAGCGGGAGAGCGCACGCAAGCGCCTGCTAGAGCTGTTCGACGTGATCGGCGCTAGCGCACCTGAGGTAGTGCGTGCCCGCCGCACCCTGGCTACCTTGCTTTTCTGA
- a CDS encoding DUF3017 domain-containing protein, translating into MKQEQHAAAPSSSNGSVEQPQVERARQRHRTAAVMVVGVALAVTPLLAVLGRARLAVVWLAAILAVSTLVRLQRPDGSWIAARSRLFDAVFGTALVLVLLALASYAALRRI; encoded by the coding sequence GTGAAGCAGGAGCAGCACGCGGCGGCGCCGTCGTCGTCCAATGGGTCGGTTGAGCAGCCCCAGGTGGAGCGTGCCCGGCAGCGTCACCGGACGGCTGCGGTTATGGTGGTGGGCGTGGCACTGGCGGTTACGCCTCTGCTGGCGGTGCTGGGGCGCGCAAGGCTGGCGGTGGTCTGGTTGGCTGCGATACTCGCAGTGTCCACATTGGTGCGCTTGCAGCGGCCAGACGGCTCCTGGATCGCTGCCCGCAGTCGGCTATTTGACGCCGTGTTTGGGACAGCCCTGGTGCTGGTGCTGCTGGCCTTAGCCAGCTACGCGGCACTGCGCCGAATCTGA
- a CDS encoding transposase: MARLGKTLRHWKTAFPAYFDTNGASNADTEAINGIIELDRRIARGFRNFDHYHLRMLLITGGLETSPHTQL; this comes from the coding sequence ATCGCCAGACTCGGAAAGACGCTACGCCACTGGAAGACAGCGTTCCCGGCCTACTTCGACACCAACGGCGCCAGCAACGCCGACACCGAGGCCATCAACGGGATCATCGAACTCGACCGCCGCATCGCTCGCGGCTTCCGCAACTTCGACCATTACCATCTCCGCATGCTCCTAATCACCGGCGGCCTCGAAACCTCACCCCACACCCAACTCTGA
- a CDS encoding DivIVA domain-containing protein: MPDEYTEFAITMRGYDRAQVDQRLEALMRQLADARREVAALDARAMTVAGELAEAKRRLREADKPSYAGLGSRIEQLLRSAEEQSASILAKANSEAEALLSRTRQNAATLSQRSESEAATLLGDARRDAAELRTHAENESSTTLANAKARADELVAAAERQAAQITASTEASTSEATSAAERQAQLVLAQASKKASEVTVTAEQEASATLDAAVTEAEELRTSSTEQAESVLTAARSEANSLLEKVKAEAEELLSTAKKEAAELLRSAKDESAAAHSEAKELRQQASLEIAALHETAAKEDSDAHESARTRTQEMIQKAEAQAADAESRLKAALDRAEQIRSKTDEENRQRQNDAAHTAEETLRTAREQAEQIVQDARTDADTIMQSAQRQLADLERQRESVTIYLDEMRGVLGTGVPSRIPEPVAPINLQGEDTEASETKDAKQSSEGRENRSNESDGSSKKKAENK; this comes from the coding sequence GTGCCCGACGAATACACCGAGTTCGCAATTACAATGCGTGGTTATGACCGCGCTCAGGTGGACCAGCGACTTGAGGCACTGATGCGTCAGCTTGCCGACGCGCGCCGTGAGGTCGCAGCCTTGGATGCTCGTGCGATGACGGTCGCTGGCGAACTCGCCGAGGCCAAGCGCCGACTCCGCGAGGCAGACAAGCCCAGCTACGCCGGCTTAGGCTCCCGCATTGAGCAGCTGTTGCGCTCCGCCGAGGAGCAGAGCGCCTCCATCCTGGCCAAAGCTAACAGTGAGGCTGAAGCCCTGCTTAGCCGCACCCGCCAGAATGCGGCCACCCTTTCCCAGCGCTCTGAGTCTGAGGCAGCCACTCTCCTGGGTGATGCGCGCCGCGACGCCGCCGAGCTGCGCACTCACGCGGAGAACGAATCCTCCACCACCTTGGCGAACGCTAAGGCTCGCGCTGACGAGTTGGTGGCCGCTGCCGAGCGCCAGGCCGCGCAGATCACCGCCTCTACTGAGGCCTCCACCTCCGAGGCCACCTCTGCTGCCGAGCGCCAGGCCCAGCTCGTCCTAGCTCAGGCAAGCAAGAAGGCCAGCGAGGTCACCGTCACCGCCGAGCAGGAAGCCTCTGCCACCCTCGACGCTGCTGTCACCGAAGCTGAGGAACTGCGTACCTCCAGCACAGAGCAGGCCGAATCGGTCCTGACCGCCGCCCGTTCGGAGGCCAACTCCCTGTTGGAGAAAGTCAAAGCTGAGGCCGAGGAGCTCCTGAGCACCGCTAAGAAGGAGGCGGCCGAGCTACTGCGCTCCGCCAAGGATGAGTCCGCTGCCGCACACTCGGAGGCCAAAGAGTTGCGCCAGCAGGCCAGCCTAGAGATCGCGGCGCTACACGAGACCGCCGCCAAGGAGGACTCTGACGCGCACGAGAGTGCCCGCACACGCACCCAGGAGATGATCCAGAAAGCTGAGGCTCAGGCTGCCGACGCTGAGTCCCGCCTGAAAGCCGCCCTGGACCGCGCCGAGCAGATCCGTTCCAAGACGGACGAAGAGAACCGCCAACGCCAGAACGACGCCGCCCATACCGCCGAGGAGACGCTGCGCACCGCCCGCGAGCAGGCCGAGCAGATTGTGCAGGACGCCCGCACCGACGCCGACACCATCATGCAGTCCGCCCAGCGCCAGCTGGCTGACCTGGAGCGCCAGCGCGAGTCCGTGACTATCTACTTGGACGAGATGCGCGGTGTGCTGGGCACCGGGGTGCCTTCTCGTATCCCCGAGCCGGTTGCTCCAATCAACTTGCAGGGTGAGGACACGGAGGCGTCCGAGACCAAGGACGCCAAGCAGTCCTCCGAGGGCAGGGAGAACCGCTCCAATGAGTCCGACGGCTCCTCCAAGAAGAAGGCTGAGAACAAATAG
- a CDS encoding carbohydrate ABC transporter permease: MSTSKTAAPRRRRSHWRQWGPGLLLISPSLVLVAIFVYGMIGANVNTSLMDTHKAAQISGRKPSKYVGLENFVNLFKDPDFQHSFINLLLFTVAFLAGTLVIGFIWAWLLDKPIKGEGLFRSIFLFPMAVSFVASGVVWRWLLNSAEGDNASGLNRLFEMTGLTFLENSWTQNTTFGILAIALPAIWQLAGYVMALFLAGFRGISDDLREAARVDGANEWQLYKSIIFPQLTPIALSAVIVVGHMSLKSFDLIMSITDQRTYSTKVPAIDMFNYMTDNDYSNAAAVGTVLLLVVAIAVIPYLIHDAKGRK; encoded by the coding sequence GTGAGCACAAGCAAGACTGCAGCACCACGACGCAGACGGTCCCACTGGCGCCAGTGGGGGCCCGGCCTGCTCCTGATCTCCCCGTCACTGGTCCTAGTGGCGATCTTCGTCTACGGAATGATCGGGGCGAACGTAAACACCTCCCTGATGGACACTCACAAGGCGGCCCAGATCTCTGGCCGCAAGCCCTCCAAGTACGTTGGCTTGGAGAACTTCGTGAACCTGTTCAAGGACCCTGACTTCCAGCACTCCTTCATCAACCTGCTGCTGTTCACCGTGGCCTTCTTGGCAGGCACTCTGGTTATCGGCTTCATCTGGGCCTGGCTACTGGACAAGCCCATCAAGGGTGAGGGTCTGTTCCGTTCGATCTTCCTGTTCCCGATGGCGGTATCCTTCGTGGCCTCGGGTGTGGTGTGGCGCTGGCTGCTCAACTCCGCCGAGGGGGATAACGCCTCCGGCTTGAACCGTCTCTTTGAGATGACGGGGCTGACCTTCCTGGAGAACAGCTGGACCCAGAACACCACCTTCGGCATCCTGGCTATCGCCCTGCCAGCGATCTGGCAGCTGGCTGGTTACGTCATGGCCCTGTTCCTGGCGGGTTTCCGGGGCATCAGCGATGACCTGCGGGAAGCCGCCCGCGTGGACGGCGCCAACGAGTGGCAGCTGTATAAGTCGATCATCTTCCCCCAGCTGACCCCAATCGCGCTGAGCGCCGTCATCGTCGTGGGGCACATGTCTTTGAAGTCCTTCGACCTGATCATGTCCATCACGGATCAGCGCACCTACTCCACCAAGGTGCCCGCGATCGACATGTTCAACTACATGACCGACAACGACTACTCCAACGCCGCCGCGGTCGGGACCGTGCTGCTGCTGGTGGTGGCGATCGCCGTCATCCCGTACCTGATCCACGACGCCAAGGGGAGGAAGTGA